The Vitis vinifera cultivar Pinot Noir 40024 chromosome 3, ASM3070453v1 region GAACAAAGTGTCCAGCTCCTCTTATGGTCACAAATGATAGGTTTTTGTATCCTACCGCATATCCGCCGAccttaagacaagaaaaataGACTGTTAGAATTGGTTCTGGACCTCTGGTTTCCTTAGGGAATAGAGAAGCAAGATAGGCGATGGATCCTTACCTCGCCTTGGGTGTACCAGGGGTACCATGGAGTCTTAACCGATGTTCCAAGATTGTTTATGGAGTAGCGGGTCGATGTTGTTGGCACTCTACCATCTGTGTCACCACTGTATACAAAATTTAAGGttatatttaattctaaatagtactaagaaaaaaatgtttgattatAGCATGaaagttatataaaaaaaatcaaatataatcaaaattaattaaaaatatgtcttttttaaaattatttaatttttatgtaaaagagaaaaaaattaagttggATAAGTTtgaaagaatatatataaataatttattaatttaattttttttttccatttttcttcctCATACTCTCTCTCAAATcttttaaaaaccaaacatagcataaggAAGATCATGCATAATGTACCACTTACCTATAGATCCAAACACTTATCCCACTGACCATGAGCTCCTCAATCACTGGCAACACTGTCAATGGCATGTCCTTCCAACCGTAGAAAATAGCGTCGCTGCATTGATTTACAAATTAGATCAAACAATGGACGAAATAATCTGCTTTAATTTTTGCGAAATGCTCAGAGTATATAAGGGGTTGTAATATATACTTGCAAGACTCCCATGGACCTGGGATATTCGTGACGTTTGCATGCATAGATTTTTGCACTTCAGGAATGTTCAAGTAAGTTTGGATGTAGTCCTCGGAACATGGATCAAATACTGATATCTGTTTGGAGCATCAAACCATATAATAATGAAGgagaaattaaaaatcaaagaagagaattgTACGATGTTGAGTAGATTTAATGAACTATACCGGTCGGGTACTGTTTGAGGATGAAGAGCATAAGggagcatatatgtcatatatatagatatagccTACAGCTGCATCTGCAGCATCAAGATATTGTTCACAGACATCCGAGATTGTTGTCTCAGATGAAAAATTGCAGTTTAAGTTGATTCCCTCATTGATTTCATCGGATATTAGAGAGTGTGTCCAGAAAAAGTCGTACATTCCCTTCAGTCCTGTCTCATAGTCTATCCATGCATTCCCTATCTGCACATTTATGAAGTATATTCATGTCAGTTCTCTTCATTTTTGATTCATACTCAGGCTTGAAGCCTTCAAGCATGTGGACTTACAGCGATTCCTTTTAGGTTGATGACAGTTTGGTTGGTGATCTTGTTGTTTTGAAGGATTTTCTGGGAGAGCTGAGGCACGTAGTGCCCTGCATAACTTTCTCCGGTGATGAAGAAATCTCTGGTTTTGTACTCAGGAAACCTTTCCAACCAGTTCAGAAGAAAGGTGTAGTTGTCTTCAGCAGTCTGCTTATCTCCACTTTTGTCGTAGTCTGATGTCGTATTTGAATAAGAAAATCCAACCCCAGCAGGAGACTCCAGGAAGAGGATGTTTGCCACTGA contains the following coding sequences:
- the LOC100248712 gene encoding serine carboxypeptidase 1, which translates into the protein MKAAFFLILISLTCLVALVQCHGGSRYDLLGKLMQAQRSKRQSEGHSIESMSTEYSPVYMGSQDGLKDGDRIQALPGQPNGLNLDQYSGYVTVDPQAGRALFYYFVESQNSSSKPLVLWLNGGPGCSSLGSGAMMELGPFRVNGDGNTLSYNEYAWSNVANILFLESPAGVGFSYSNTTSDYDKSGDKQTAEDNYTFLLNWLERFPEYKTRDFFITGESYAGHYVPQLSQKILQNNKITNQTVINLKGIAIGNAWIDYETGLKGMYDFFWTHSLISDEINEGINLNCNFSSETTISDVCEQYLDAADAAVGYIYIYDIYAPLCSSSSNSTRPISVFDPCSEDYIQTYLNIPEVQKSMHANVTNIPGPWESCNDAIFYGWKDMPLTVLPVIEELMVSGISVWIYSGDTDGRVPTTSTRYSINNLGTSVKTPWYPWYTQGEVGGYAVGYKNLSFVTIRGAGHFVPSYQPTRALAFFSSFLAGKLPSADEP